A single region of the Etheostoma cragini isolate CJK2018 chromosome 3, CSU_Ecrag_1.0, whole genome shotgun sequence genome encodes:
- the LOC117942317 gene encoding extracellular calcium-sensing receptor-like, translated as MFKYFSSRALRWMQTLIFAINEINQRTDLLPQLKLGFHIRDSCDDISASLRAALLLVNGQPEIGTRAERVNRDKSQERNVSSNLGCAAATNTISPVIIGDAASGVPLALLSSFHIPLVSYCASCGCLSNQRDIPTFMRTISSDTFQMRALAQLVSYFGWTWVGVIGMESDYARFAIQLFLQESEQYGVCAAYTHFYPVVLSQQALDELLDVIQMSSSKVIINFCSDSEMKWILKEVLRRNITGLQWIASEAWTTSKTLWDEFGGLLTGTLGFAFKGVDVIPGLMQHLMSLKQSSIHKSAFVAEFWEELFNCRLNGSVNSHSHGGDNYLDRLPCKGNEDLNDVYTIYLDVTQLRVSYNVYKAVYLVAHALQDMSNCIDGQGPLPNGMCADPNNVKPWQLLHYMKRAHFSTLGEKVIFDQNGDPTAYYDLLNLQRMPDGSLQMVKVGFYDASSPPGRSLVINDSVIQWPVGKQASRSVCSDSCPPGSSIARRKGEPICCFDCVPCAEGEVSNTTDSLECSRCSENTWPNKGRDLCIPKTIEFLSYHELIGSVLCFVSVLGACISLSILAILFTYKDTPLVRANNMELSFLLLVFLAVCFLVGLLFIGEPTDWLCRIRYPAFGISFALCISCLLAKTVVVLMAFRSTLPGSNVMKWFGPNQQRASVLLGTAVQVIICVIWLLTSPPHANNNTTNSATIIIECVTGSEVGFWCVLGYIGILACMCFLMAFLARKLPDNFNEAKFITVSMLIFFTVWITFIPVYVSTAGKYTVAVHIFAILASAFGLLFSIFAPKCYVIILKPEKNSKKNMLQKIKSKCAAK; from the exons ATGTTTAAGTA TTTTAGCTCTCGTGCCTTGCGCTGGATGCAGACTCTGATTTTTGCAATCAATGAGATCAACCAGCGCACCGACCTCCTGCCACAGCTCAAGCTGGGTTTCCACATCCGTGACAGCTGTGATGACATATCTGCATCACTGAGAGCAGCTTTGCTGTTGGTGAACGGCCAGCCAGAGATAGGCACCAGAGCTGAGAGAGTGAACAGAGACAAAAGTCAAGAAAGAAACGTTAGTTCTAATTTAGGCTGTGCTGCCGCAACAAATACTATTTCCCCAGTAATCATAGGAGATGCTGCTTCTGGGGTGCCTTTGGCTCTGCTTAGCTCATTCCATATACCTCTG GTGAGCTATTGTGCATCCTGCGGCTGTCTAAGTAACCAAAGGGATATCCCAACATTCATGCGCACCATATCCAGTGACACCTTTCAGATGAGAGCCCTGGCCCAGCTGGTTAGCTACTTTGGCTGGACCTGGGtgggagtcattggaatggaaTCTGATTATGCTCGCTTTGCCATCCAGCTCTTCCTGCAGGAGTCAGAGCAGTACGGTGTGTGTGCCGCCTACACTCACTTCTACCCTGTAGTCCTGAGTCAGCAGGCACTAGATGAGCTTCTGGATGTCATTCAG ATGTCATCCTCTAAGGTCATCATTAACTTCTGTAGTGATTCAGAAATGAAGTGGATTCTAAAAGAGGTCCTGCGTCGAAATATAACTGGCCTTCAGTGGATAGCCAGTGAGGCTTGGACCACTAGCAAAACCCTCTGGGACGAGTTTGGGGGTCTACTGACAGGAACACTAGGATTTGCCTTCAAGGGAGTTGATGTGATTCCAGGGCTGATGCAACACCTCATGAGTCTCAAACAATCCAGTATTCATAAATCAGCTTTCGTGGCAGAATTTTGGGAAGAGTTGTTTAACTGCCGACTGAACGGGTCAGTGAACAGCCATTCTCACGGGGGCGACAACTACCTAGACAGATTGCCATGTAAAGGAAATGAGGATTTAAATGATGTTTACACTATCTATTTGGATGTGACACAGCTAAGAGTGTCATATAATGTCTACAAGGCTGTGTATTTGGTGGCCCATGCTTTACAAGATATGAGTAACTGCATAGACGGACAAGGGCCTTTACCTAATGGCATGTGCGCAGACCCAAACAATGTTAAACCTTGGCAG CTACTTCACTACATGAAGCGTGCACATTTTTCTACACTGGGGGAGAAAGTCATCTTTGATCAAAATGGTGACCCCACTGCTTATTATGATCTCTTGAACTTGCAAAGGATGCCTGACGGCTCACTGCAAATGGTAAAAGTAGGTTTCTATGACGCCTCCTCGCCCCCTGGACGCAGCCTGGTCATAAATGACTCAGTGATTCAGTGGCCTGTTGGGAAACAG GCTTCCCGGTCTGTATGCAGTGACAGTTGTCCTCCGGGTTCCAGCATCGCCAGGAGAAAGGGGGAACCCATCTGCTGTTTTGACTGTGTCCCCTGTGCTGAGGGAGAAGTTAGTAATACGACTG ACTCTTTAGAGTGCTCACGTTGCTCAGAGAACACGTGGCCCAATAAAGGCAGAGATCTCTGCATCCCAAAGACTATTGAGTTCCTGTCTTACCATGAATTAATTGGTAGTGTGCTGTGTTTTGTATCTGTCCTCGGAGCTTGCATTTCTCTTTCCATCCTCGCCATATTGTTCACATACAAAGACACGCCACTAGTCCGGGCCAACAACATGGAATTGAGCTTCCTTCTCTTGGTGTTTCTTGCTGTCTGCTTCCTTGTTGGCCTGCTGTTCATTGGTGAGCCTACAGACTGGCTTTGCCGTATCAGGTACCCAGCATTTGGAATCAGTTTTGCCTTATGCATTTCGTGCCTCCTGGCCAAGACAGTTGTGGTCCTAATGGCTTTCAGGTCCACTCTGCCAGGAAGTAATGTCATGAAGTGGTTTGGACCCAACCAGCAGAGAGCAAGTGTTCTTCTAGGGACAGCTGTTCAG GTAATAATCTGTGTTATTTGGCTGCTCACCAGTCCACCTCatgccaacaacaacacaacaaatagTGCTACAATCATCATTGAGTGTGTTACTGGTTCCGAGGTTGGCTTCTGGTGTGTTCTTGGATACATCGGCATCTTGGCTTGCATGTGCTTCTTAATGGCATTTTTGGCTAGGAAGCTGCCTGATAATTTCAATGAGGCCAAGTTCATTACCGTAAGCATGCTGATATTCTTCACAGTGTGGATTACTTTTATTCCAGTTTATGTGAGCACAGCAGGAAAATATACAGTGGCTGTCCATATTTTTGCTATATTAGCCTCAGCATTTGGTCTCCTGTTTAGCATTTTTGCTCCAAAGTGCTATGTCATCATTCTAAAAccggaaaaaaacagcaagaaaaacatgttacaaaaaataaaatccaagtGTGCTGCTAAATAA